One window from the genome of Pantoea cypripedii encodes:
- the fldA gene encoding flavodoxin FldA: MAIVGIFFGSDTGNTENIAKMIQKQLGKDVAEVHDIAKSTKEDLEAFDILLLGIPTWYYGEAQCDWDDFFPTLEEIDFNGKLVALFGCGDQEDYAEYFCDAMGTIRDIIEPNGAVIVGHWPTEGYHFEASKGLADDKHFLGLAIDEDRQPELTNERVDKWVKQIFDELQLKDIIEA; encoded by the coding sequence ATGGCAATCGTAGGCATTTTCTTCGGCAGCGATACCGGCAACACTGAAAACATTGCAAAAATGATCCAGAAACAACTGGGTAAAGACGTAGCCGAAGTGCATGACATTGCCAAGAGCACCAAAGAAGATCTCGAAGCATTCGATATTCTGCTGCTGGGCATTCCGACCTGGTACTACGGCGAAGCACAGTGTGACTGGGACGATTTCTTCCCGACACTGGAAGAGATCGACTTCAATGGCAAACTGGTTGCGCTGTTCGGCTGCGGTGACCAGGAAGATTATGCAGAATACTTCTGTGATGCGATGGGCACCATCCGTGACATTATCGAACCGAATGGTGCGGTGATTGTCGGTCACTGGCCGACCGAAGGTTACCATTTCGAAGCGTCTAAAGGTCTGGCCGATGACAAACACTTCCTTGGTCTGGCAATCGATGAAGATCGTCAGCCGGAACTGACCAACGAACGTGTTGATAAGTGGGTAAAACAGATTTTCGATGAGCTGCAACTGAAAGACATTATCGAAGCCTGA
- the ybfE gene encoding LexA regulated protein: MAKEQTDRTTLDLFADEKRPGRPKTSPLTRDEQLRINKRNQLKRDKVRGLRRVELKMSSEAVDALNTLAEQQNISRSELIEQMLLAQLKLS, from the coding sequence ATGGCAAAAGAACAGACTGACCGTACCACGCTCGATCTCTTCGCTGATGAGAAGCGTCCCGGTCGCCCCAAAACCAGTCCGCTGACGCGTGACGAACAGTTGCGAATTAACAAACGCAATCAGCTGAAACGCGATAAAGTGCGAGGATTGCGTCGTGTTGAGCTGAAAATGAGCAGCGAAGCCGTTGACGCACTCAACACTCTGGCTGAGCAACAAAACATCAGCCGTAGCGAATTGATTGAACAAATGCTGCTGGCGCAGCTCAAACTGTCGTAA
- the ybfF gene encoding esterase — protein sequence MILNARLQTEQSAPDATPILLIHGLFGSLDNLGVLARGLRDACPTLQVDVRNHGLSGRSEIMNYPAMAQDIVETLDAQGIDRVSVIGHSMGGKIAMALSAIAPHRIEKLVMIDIAPVDYQTRRHDEIFAAIRAVSAAGVTRRSEAADVMRALLDEEGVIQFILKSFQDGEWRFNVPVLWDNYATISGWEEVPAWPHPALFIRGGNSPYLDNQHRDALLRQFPQAHAHVISGAGHWVHAEKPEAVLRAVRRFFVL from the coding sequence ATGATTTTGAATGCCCGTTTGCAAACTGAACAATCTGCCCCCGATGCTACCCCTATTCTGTTAATTCATGGCCTGTTTGGCAGCCTGGATAACCTGGGTGTGCTGGCTCGTGGCCTGCGTGATGCCTGCCCTACTTTGCAGGTCGATGTGCGTAATCACGGCCTCTCCGGGCGCAGTGAAATCATGAACTATCCGGCGATGGCGCAGGATATTGTCGAAACGCTGGATGCCCAGGGCATCGACCGCGTTAGCGTTATTGGTCACTCAATGGGCGGTAAAATTGCCATGGCGTTAAGTGCCATCGCACCGCATCGCATTGAAAAACTGGTGATGATCGATATTGCCCCGGTGGATTATCAGACTCGTCGCCATGATGAAATTTTCGCCGCCATTCGCGCAGTGAGCGCGGCAGGTGTTACGCGGCGCAGTGAAGCCGCTGACGTGATGCGCGCACTGCTGGATGAAGAGGGCGTGATTCAGTTCATCCTCAAATCGTTCCAGGACGGTGAATGGCGCTTCAATGTACCGGTATTGTGGGACAACTACGCCACCATCTCTGGCTGGGAAGAGGTACCTGCGTGGCCACATCCGGCGCTGTTTATTCGCGGCGGTAATTCACCCTATCTGGATAATCAGCATCGTGATGCGCTGTTGCGCCAGTTCCCCCAGGCACATGCGCACGTCATCAGCGGAGCCGGTCACTGGGTCCATGCCGAAAAACCCGAAGCCGTGTTACGCGCCGTGCGACGTTTTTTTGTACTGTAA
- the seqA gene encoding replication initiation negative regulator SeqA, whose protein sequence is MKTIEVDEELYRYIASHTQHIGESASEILRRMLKFTAGQSAPATPAVAQAAAKEAQPVRSESRPQDRVRAVRELLLSDEYAEQKKAVNRFMLVLSTLYRLDPAAFAEATASLQGRTRVYFAGDEHTLLQNGTHTKPKHVPGTPYWVITNTNTGRKCSMVEHIMLAMQFPAELTEKVCGTI, encoded by the coding sequence ATGAAAACGATTGAAGTTGACGAAGAACTCTACCGTTATATTGCCAGCCACACCCAGCACATTGGTGAAAGCGCCTCCGAAATTTTGCGTCGCATGCTGAAGTTCACTGCCGGTCAGAGTGCCCCGGCAACCCCTGCGGTGGCTCAGGCTGCGGCAAAAGAAGCACAGCCGGTGCGCAGCGAGTCGCGACCGCAGGATCGTGTTCGCGCGGTACGTGAACTGTTGCTTTCCGATGAGTATGCGGAGCAAAAAAAGGCGGTTAACCGCTTTATGCTGGTGTTGTCAACGCTCTATCGTCTTGATCCCGCAGCCTTTGCTGAGGCCACTGCTTCACTGCAGGGGCGTACCCGCGTTTATTTCGCGGGTGATGAGCATACGCTGTTGCAAAATGGCACCCATACTAAGCCGAAGCACGTGCCCGGCACGCCGTATTGGGTGATCACCAATACCAATACTGGTCGCAAATGCAGCATGGTGGAGCACATCATGTTAGCCATGCAGTTCCCCGCGGAACTGACAGAGAAAGTTTGCGGCACCATTTAA